A segment of the Verrucomicrobiia bacterium genome:
TCCCGGATCTCCCGGCGCCAACTCCGCCGGCAGTTGCACGTAATCGCCAATCCCATTCGCCGCCCCCGTCGAGCCACTCCGTTTCACCTGCCGGACCGCAACGGTCACGCTCACAGCGTCAAGCGGCTTGAATTCGGCGTCACGAGCGCGCACGCGCAAAAGGATTTCGGAAGCGCTCCCGGAGTTCGCGGGTTCCGCAGAAACACTGATTGCGGACGGCACATCCGCAACAAGCCAGCGCACCAATTGGCGCCACGATTTGCCGAGATCCTTCTGCATTTCCTCGTCGCGCAATCCCCACCGCCAGAAGTCGCCAATCGTCAGAGCCGCCGACCGGCCCAACCCAAAGCGCTGGACCACAAGCGCGGGATACTTTCGCTCGTCGGGATCAGAAACGGTCGCCAGCACGCTGGCGCCGGGCTTGATGTCGCGCACAGGATTGAAGACTTCAAACGCGGGCAACGCCTCCAGCCTCGTCCGCTCCTCGGATTCCGTCGGACGCAGCCGCGCCCACGGTTGCAGCCAGCCTTCACGGGTCAACGTGAGCCTCAGCTGCGATGGCAGTTCCATTTCGACCGAGCGATCGACATAAACCGGCAGCAGCGTCGCGATTGCAGTTCCAGCGTAATTGCCTTCGCGAAACGACTCCGCGCCGCCCAGCATGAGGAATCCCCCGCCGCGTTCAGAAACGAACCGCTGCAGGAGGCTCATCTGGTCACGGGTGAAAAACTCCGCTTCGACATCGTCCAGCACGACCGCGTGATACTGAAACAACTCCTCCGCGGTTTTCGGAAATCCCCCGCGCAATTCCAGTTCATCCCTCGTGTTCAGCCGAACCAGCACAGGCTGGTCGTAACGCGCGGTTTCCTCAGATTTTTCGTCGAACCCCCGAAACAGCGGATTGCTCGATTCACCTGCGCGCCCCTTAAACTCGAACTTGGGTTCGCGTCGGGCCACGCGGATCAGCGACACCATGTGAACCTGGTGATCCTCCTGGATCGCGCGGTTGAGAAACTTGTATTCCCAATTGGGGCGGCCCGCCACGTACAGGACGCGGAACGGCTCCTGTCCACGATCAACGAGGAGGAGCCGCCGATTGTTCACCAGCGTGGCCTCCTCGCTGCCCCCCGCCTGTCGCCAATCATCACGGCTTCGCACCTCCATCTCATAAAGGTGCATTCCGGGTTTGTCGGGCTGCACTTGAAATCGGAATGCCGCATCAGCCGCATCGCTTCGGGCGCGCTGCGTGGCTTCTGCAACAACGTTCGATACGCTCGTGAAGGGGACGCCGGGCGTGCTGCGATTGGAAGTGCCGAGGGTCTGGACGGCGACCTCGGTCAGGCGCGCAACGATCTCGTCGCCATTGTAGCCATGCGCCTTCACGTGCGCCTGGAACGTGACCGGGGCATCCTCGAACGCCGTCTGGCTGACCGCCGCCTTCTCGAGCGCCACGTCCTTGACGCGTGCATCGACGCTGGACACGACGGGATAAATGGGCGGCCCATCCTCCAGCGCGGAAAGTTCGCCCGACCAATCCGTCGCGTTTCCATCGGTAAACAACAGCACGCCCGCCACAGGCTGTCCACGCCACTGGTCGGCCGCGGTTGCGAGCGCATGCGTTAAGGCTGAAGCGCGTCCTTCAAACGTGAGCGATTGGAAATCCCGCGTGTGTTCCAGCCGCGCATCGAACGTGTAGCGTCGCACCTGGAAATGTTCCTCCAACGCCGTTTGCCATGCCTGCCGCTCCCCAGTCAAGTGGGCGCGCATCTGCTCGCCGCGCGAAGCTGCCGCGGTCGCGTCCTTGATCTTCATGCTCTGGCTGTTGTCGGCAATGACGCCGAAAACATTCGCGCCCGGGCGTGCCTTGCGGCTCACCCACAACGGCTCCAGCAAGGCGAGCAGGAGCAGCGCGACGGCTAGTATCTTCAGGGCCGAACCTGCGCTGCGGATTCGCCGCCGCGGAATGTTCCCGCCAAACGACCATAATACTGCGAACACAATCACCGCGAACAGCACGACCGCCGGCGCGATCCAGTCGCGGCCGGCAAAAACAATGGAGGCAAGGTGCGTCACCGCGTGGTTCCCAACTGTTCGTAGTACTTGCGCACCACCTCGGCAAAATTTTCAGGAACGGGATCGCGATCGAGGGGCGCGAGACCCTGCGGGTTTTCGCGACGCGCGAGTTCCTGCCGCAACCACACGCGCACCTGGGTGAGCGGCGCCACGACCTGCTGTTTCAAAACTTCGTCGGATGGCTTGCGGCCCGATTCGCGATACTCCCCGCGCAATGCCCCGACGCGTTCGCGAACGTTTGCCAGTTCGTTTCGAAGGTCGTCCTGGTCGAGAACCCGTTCCACATCCCGCAAGCGATCAGCCCAGTTCACGTATTCTCCTCCCGTGATCGGGCCGCCATTCCATGCGCCATCACCGCCACGTCCCAGTTGCTCAACCATTTCGCGCAATCGAAATCCGCCATCATCGCCGCCGCTGGAACCTCCGTTGTTGTTTGCCCTTCCCCCCCCGCCCTGCGCGACATTCCCACTCTGGCCGCGCTCGCTCGCGCTGGGCTGCTCGCCGCCCCGCTGGCCTCCCTGGCCGCGGTTTCCGGCTTGCTGGCCTTCACCTGGCTGCTGGCCTTCACCCGGTTGATTGGCGCTTCCATCTTGCGGCTCGCTCCATGCCCGTGCCACATCTGCCTGGCCCTGGCCCTGACCCTGTCCGCGTTGATTTCCCTGTCCGGGTTGGGCGCCTTGGCCTTCCTGCTGTTGCTGCCCGCCCGCCTGACGCTGGCCCTGGCCGCCCTGCGCCTGCTGCCCGTCGCGACCCCGTCCGCCGCCTTGGCCAGGTTGGCCGGCTTGTTCCGCCGAAGCCGACTGCTGCGATTGCTGCTGCTGTTCGCCGCGTTCGCCCTGGGTGCCTGAGCGTCTTTCGCCACCCGATCCCGATGCTGAGGCAAGAGTGTTCGTTCCTTGGAGGGATCTTCCCCCGTTTCGGCCCGATGCATTATTCGTCCCGGCGCCTCCCGCGGCCAACTCGCGTTCCACCTGCTCGCTGAGTTCCTCGAGCTCCCGCTGCGCGTAACGAAGCGATTCGGCTTCATTGCCGAGCACGCTTTCAGCCGCGCGATCCACGCTCCGTCGCAGGTCGTCGATGTTCCGCCGAACCGAACGTTCCGCTTCGCTCGCCTGGGGCAGGAAGCCGCGGTCGGCCAGCTGCGACGACATCTCCATGAGTTCCTCGGTGCGGGCCTGGTCGGCGCGGCGCAACGTTTCGTAAAGCTGGCGCGACAAAAGGGGCTCGGTGCTCTCTGATTGCTCGGTAATGGCGCGCATGCTGCCAAGCAGGTTGGTCAAGGCATTCTGCTGGCGCTGCATCTGGTCAACGATCTGGCGGCGCTCGCGCGAAGTGTCGAGCGAACGCTGTGCGCCGTTCTCCAACTGATCCAGGCTTCGCGCAATCTCCTCCTCGCGTTGAGCAAGCTCGCGGGCCTGGCTGCGCAATTCGCGCATCTGCTCCGAAAACTCGCTTGAAGCCTCGCGCCGCA
Coding sequences within it:
- a CDS encoding glutamine amidotransferase gives rise to the protein MTHLASIVFAGRDWIAPAVVLFAVIVFAVLWSFGGNIPRRRIRSAGSALKILAVALLLLALLEPLWVSRKARPGANVFGVIADNSQSMKIKDATAAASRGEQMRAHLTGERQAWQTALEEHFQVRRYTFDARLEHTRDFQSLTFEGRASALTHALATAADQWRGQPVAGVLLFTDGNATDWSGELSALEDGPPIYPVVSSVDARVKDVALEKAAVSQTAFEDAPVTFQAHVKAHGYNGDEIVARLTEVAVQTLGTSNRSTPGVPFTSVSNVVAEATQRARSDAADAAFRFQVQPDKPGMHLYEMEVRSRDDWRQAGGSEEATLVNNRRLLLVDRGQEPFRVLYVAGRPNWEYKFLNRAIQEDHQVHMVSLIRVARREPKFEFKGRAGESSNPLFRGFDEKSEETARYDQPVLVRLNTRDELELRGGFPKTAEELFQYHAVVLDDVEAEFFTRDQMSLLQRFVSERGGGFLMLGGAESFREGNYAGTAIATLLPVYVDRSVEMELPSQLRLTLTREGWLQPWARLRPTESEERTRLEALPAFEVFNPVRDIKPGASVLATVSDPDERKYPALVVQRFGLGRSAALTIGDFWRWGLRDEEMQKDLGKSWRQLVRWLVADVPSAISVSAEPANSGSASEILLRVRARDAEFKPLDAVSVTVAVRQVKRSGSTGAANGIGDYVQLPAELAPGDPGTYEATFIAREAGAYLVEASVKGSDGTAIVSAATGWVSEPDAEEFRSLELNRAVLETLAKRTGGEVIELAGLEKFTRQLPSRRAPVMESTSSPMWHRPEILLFALACLMGEWGLRRWKGWP